The proteins below come from a single Scatophagus argus isolate fScaArg1 chromosome 15, fScaArg1.pri, whole genome shotgun sequence genomic window:
- the arf6b gene encoding ADP-ribosylation factor 6b, producing MGKVLSKIFGNKEMRILMLGLDAAGKTTILYKLKLGQSVTTIPTVGFNVETVTYKNVKFNVWDVGGQDKIRPLWRHYYTGTQGLIFVVDCADRDRIDEARQELHRIINDREMRDAIILIFANKQDLPDAMKPHEIQEKLGLTRIRDRNWYVQPSCATTGDGLYEGLTWLTSNYKS from the coding sequence ATGGGGAAAGTGCTCTCAAAGATTTTTGGCAACAAGGAGATGAGAATATTAATGCTTGGACTTGATGCTGCTGGAAAGACAACAATCCTTTACAAACTTAAACTCGGACAGTCTGTCACCACAATCCCCACAGTCGGCTTCAATGTGGAGACTGTCACctacaaaaatgtcaagttcaACGTCTGGGATGTTGGAGGCCAAGATAAAATTCGTCCTCTGTGGCGACACTACTACACAGGCACCCAAGGGTTAATTTTCGTGGTGGATTGCGCGGACAGGGATCGCATCGACGAGGCAAGGCAGGAACTTCACCGCATCATCAATGACCGGGAAATGAGGGATGCCATCATCTTGATATTCGCCAATAAGCAAGACCTTCCGGATGCCATGAAGCCGCATGAAATCCAAGAGAAGCTCGGATTGACCCGCATCAGAGATAGGAATTGGTATGTTCAGCCCTCCTGTGCGACCACAGGTGATGGACTGTATGAGGGCTTGACTTGGCTAACCTCAAATTACAAATCTTAA